Proteins from a single region of Ensifer adhaerens:
- a CDS encoding bile acid:sodium symporter family protein — translation MRRYLPDTFTILLLATVLFASVLPIHGEATVWFGMATKVAVGMVFFLHGARLSRDVVIAGILHWRLHLTILASTFALFPLIGLAIGFVPDSILPQSLYTGILFLCVLPSTVQSSIAFTSMAGGNVPAAICSASASNIFGMFLTPLLVGLLFSAGGHGGVTLDALEQILLQLLAPFIVGQLLQPWIGNWIRARKGLLAPVDRGSILMVVYLAFSQAVTSGLWQTYSLSDLGILVVIEIIMLALVLAVTMFGSRLLGFDKADEIAITFCGSKKSLASGVPMASAIFVGQNIGAIVLPVMLFHQIQLMACAVIAQRYAAKKAADASAVAVPAQS, via the coding sequence CGATACGTTCACGATCCTGCTTCTCGCGACAGTGCTCTTCGCATCCGTCCTGCCGATCCACGGAGAGGCAACCGTCTGGTTCGGCATGGCGACGAAGGTGGCCGTCGGCATGGTGTTCTTCCTGCACGGTGCGCGCCTGTCACGCGATGTGGTGATCGCCGGTATCCTGCACTGGCGGCTGCACCTGACGATCCTTGCCTCCACCTTCGCACTGTTCCCGCTGATCGGCCTTGCGATCGGATTCGTCCCGGACTCGATCCTGCCGCAGTCGCTCTACACCGGCATCCTCTTCCTCTGCGTGCTGCCCTCGACGGTGCAATCCTCGATCGCCTTCACCTCGATGGCCGGCGGCAACGTGCCGGCGGCCATCTGCTCGGCGTCTGCCTCCAACATCTTCGGCATGTTCCTGACGCCACTGCTCGTGGGGCTGCTCTTTTCCGCGGGTGGACATGGCGGCGTGACGCTCGATGCGCTGGAGCAGATCCTGCTGCAACTGCTTGCACCCTTCATCGTCGGGCAATTGCTGCAGCCCTGGATTGGCAACTGGATCCGCGCGCGCAAGGGGCTGCTGGCACCCGTCGATCGTGGCTCGATCCTGATGGTCGTCTATCTTGCCTTCAGCCAGGCGGTAACATCAGGCCTTTGGCAGACCTATTCGCTGAGCGATCTTGGCATCCTTGTTGTCATCGAGATCATCATGCTGGCGCTGGTCCTTGCCGTCACCATGTTCGGCAGCCGCCTGCTCGGCTTCGACAAGGCCGACGAGATCGCCATCACCTTCTGCGGCTCGAAGAAGAGCCTCGCGAGCGGCGTCCCGATGGCGAGCGCCATCTTCGTAGGCCAGAACATCGGCGCGATCGTGCTGCCGGTCATGCTGTTCCACCAGATCCAGCTGATGGCCTGCGCCGTGATTGCCCAGCGCTATGCCGCCAAGAAGGCAGCAGACGCCTCCGCCGTGGCGGTACCGGCGCAGTCCTGA
- a CDS encoding Hsp20 family protein, whose amino-acid sequence MRHFDFSPLYRSTVGFDRLFTMLDSLGQPGEAQTYPPYNIERTGENAYRITMAVAGFDESELSIEAREHTLTVKGEKAEEKGEESQFLHRGIAKRAFERRFQLADHVEIKSASLKNGLLHIDLTREIPEAAKPRRIEIASVASQAKQIEAQSL is encoded by the coding sequence ATGCGTCACTTCGATTTCTCTCCCCTTTACCGTTCCACCGTTGGCTTCGATCGCCTGTTCACGATGCTCGACAGCCTCGGCCAGCCGGGTGAAGCCCAGACCTATCCGCCCTACAACATCGAGCGCACCGGCGAAAACGCCTACCGCATCACCATGGCCGTTGCCGGCTTTGACGAGAGCGAGCTTTCGATCGAAGCCCGTGAGCACACGCTGACGGTCAAGGGTGAAAAGGCCGAGGAAAAGGGTGAAGAAAGCCAGTTTCTCCATCGCGGCATTGCCAAGCGCGCTTTCGAGCGCCGCTTCCAGCTCGCCGATCACGTGGAGATCAAGTCCGCTTCGCTGAAGAACGGCTTGCTGCACATCGACCTTACCCGCGAGATCCCGGAAGCCGCCAAGCCGCGCCGGATCGAGATCGCGTCGGTCGCCTCTCAAGCCAAGCAGATCGAGGCCCAGAGCCTCTAA
- a CDS encoding alpha/beta fold hydrolase, producing MTSILHSTPDNPIPENHVAGFFDGVGGRKIRYAIFKTKQPVARGTVVLLQGRNESIEKYFETIAELTAAGLWVATFDWRGQAGSERLLLHPGRGYVDHFSDYERDLSTFLEQIVLPDTRLPFSIVAHSMGALVALSLAPMLASRIDRLVVLAPFVGLGGQALGERSIAAVATLMRCIGLGTLPAHPDKGNRPFENNVLTADRRRYLRNIALTDTHPELRLGPPTARWLSEAFRAMRRVIRREHLTRITLPTIILAPTADRLVPHLAVEWLARNFRAAQMIPIDGARHELLHEADRYRAQAMAAILAFIIPEEGDERETSAA from the coding sequence ATGACCTCGATCCTCCACTCGACACCGGACAATCCGATCCCGGAGAACCACGTGGCGGGATTCTTCGACGGTGTCGGCGGCCGCAAGATCCGCTACGCGATCTTCAAGACGAAACAGCCGGTGGCCCGCGGCACGGTCGTCCTGCTGCAGGGCCGCAACGAATCGATCGAGAAATATTTCGAGACGATCGCCGAACTCACGGCAGCCGGTCTCTGGGTCGCGACCTTCGACTGGCGCGGCCAGGCGGGCTCGGAGCGGCTGCTGCTGCACCCGGGCCGCGGCTACGTCGACCACTTCTCCGACTATGAGCGCGACCTCAGCACCTTCCTCGAGCAGATCGTGTTGCCGGATACGCGCCTGCCCTTCTCGATCGTCGCCCATTCCATGGGTGCGCTCGTTGCCCTGTCGCTGGCGCCGATGCTCGCAAGCCGAATCGACCGGCTGGTGGTCCTCGCACCCTTCGTCGGCCTCGGCGGACAGGCGCTCGGCGAGCGCAGCATTGCTGCGGTTGCGACCCTCATGCGTTGCATCGGCCTTGGCACCCTGCCGGCCCATCCCGACAAGGGCAACCGCCCGTTCGAAAACAACGTGCTGACAGCGGACCGCCGCCGCTACCTGCGCAACATCGCGCTGACCGACACGCATCCGGAACTGAGGCTTGGCCCACCGACGGCGCGCTGGCTGAGCGAGGCCTTCCGCGCCATGCGCCGCGTCATCCGTCGTGAGCATCTGACGCGCATCACCCTGCCGACGATCATCCTGGCGCCGACGGCGGACCGTCTTGTGCCCCATCTCGCCGTCGAGTGGCTGGCGCGCAATTTCCGCGCCGCCCAGATGATCCCGATCGACGGCGCCCGCCACGAACTGTTGCACGAAGCGGATCGTTATCGCGCCCAGGCGATGGCAGCGATCCTTGCCTTCATCATCCCCGAAGAGGGTGACGAACGCGAAACGTCCGCGGCCTGA
- the hisN gene encoding histidinol-phosphatase — protein MLPDRAFFDRLADAAKAETLPRFRIGTSVVNKLEAGFDPVTEADQSAEAAIRALIEKHFPEHGILGEEHGNVGLDREYVWVIDPIDGTRAFISGLPVWGTLIGLYRHGEAVMGLMDQPFTGERYFADGKTTSYRGPGGEQVLSTRACNSLSDAVLFTTSPHLYTGDFKTKYEAVQNKVRLFRYGCDCYAFALLAAGHIDLVIECGLKPYDVGGLIPLIEQAGGIITNWQGGPAEMGGEVVAAGSAELHAQALEILNG, from the coding sequence ATGCTGCCTGACCGCGCCTTCTTCGATCGCCTTGCCGATGCCGCCAAGGCTGAGACCCTGCCGCGTTTCCGGATCGGCACCAGCGTGGTCAACAAGCTCGAAGCCGGCTTCGATCCGGTAACGGAGGCGGACCAATCGGCGGAAGCGGCGATCCGCGCACTGATCGAGAAGCATTTCCCGGAACACGGCATCCTCGGCGAAGAGCATGGCAATGTCGGGCTCGACCGAGAGTATGTCTGGGTCATCGACCCGATCGACGGCACCCGCGCCTTCATTTCGGGCCTGCCGGTCTGGGGCACGCTGATCGGTCTCTATCGCCATGGTGAAGCGGTCATGGGCCTGATGGACCAACCCTTCACCGGCGAGCGCTATTTCGCCGACGGCAAGACGACGAGCTACCGCGGACCGGGTGGCGAGCAGGTGCTTTCGACGCGAGCCTGCAATTCGCTTTCGGACGCGGTGTTGTTTACGACCTCGCCGCATCTCTACACGGGCGACTTCAAGACCAAGTACGAGGCGGTGCAGAACAAGGTTCGGCTGTTCCGCTACGGCTGCGATTGCTACGCCTTCGCCCTTCTGGCCGCCGGTCATATCGACCTGGTGATCGAATGTGGGTTGAAGCCCTATGACGTCGGTGGTCTGATCCCGTTGATCGAGCAGGCCGGCGGCATCATCACCAACTGGCAGGGTGGCCCCGCGGAAATGGGCGGCGAAGTCGTCGCCGCAGGTAGCGCCGAGTTGCATGCGCAGGCGCTGGAAATCCTCAACGGCTGA
- a CDS encoding N-formylglutamate amidohydrolase, with the protein MGEIAERELFEVLEPPIQRIPFVFNSPHSGRSYPQSFLDQSRLDAVSIRRSEDHYVDELFQNATFLGAPMLLAHFPRAFLDVNREPYELDPRMFDGPLPPHANISSMRVAGGLGTIPRLVAENMEIYRGRVPVEDALTRIETIYKPYHATLRKLIARTHVQFGLSVLIDCHSMPGNVHLPGSAQRPDFIIGDRYGTSAAGELSRAAVDLLQKLGYSVVRNKPYAGGFITEHYGRPTRGLHALQIEINRALYVDEMTLVRKPGFGALVADLTTFIASLARHVEDYGAYLPLAAE; encoded by the coding sequence ATGGGGGAAATTGCGGAGAGGGAACTGTTCGAGGTCCTGGAACCTCCGATCCAGCGCATTCCCTTTGTGTTCAATTCACCGCATAGCGGCCGGTCCTATCCCCAGAGTTTTCTCGATCAGTCGCGGCTCGATGCCGTTTCGATTCGCCGGTCGGAAGATCACTATGTCGATGAGCTGTTCCAGAACGCGACTTTTCTCGGCGCGCCGATGCTGCTGGCGCATTTCCCGCGCGCGTTCCTCGACGTCAACCGAGAGCCCTATGAGCTTGACCCGCGCATGTTCGACGGTCCGCTGCCGCCGCACGCCAACATCAGTTCGATGCGCGTTGCAGGTGGGCTCGGCACGATCCCGCGGCTGGTGGCCGAGAACATGGAAATCTACCGCGGACGCGTGCCTGTCGAAGACGCGCTGACGCGGATCGAGACGATCTACAAGCCCTACCATGCCACCCTGCGCAAACTGATTGCGCGCACCCATGTGCAGTTCGGGCTGTCGGTGCTGATCGATTGCCATTCGATGCCCGGCAACGTGCATCTGCCCGGCAGCGCCCAGCGTCCCGACTTCATCATCGGCGACCGCTACGGGACGAGTGCCGCGGGGGAGCTGTCGCGCGCTGCGGTCGACCTGTTGCAGAAACTCGGCTACAGCGTCGTGCGCAACAAGCCCTACGCCGGCGGTTTCATCACCGAGCACTACGGTCGACCGACACGGGGGCTGCATGCACTGCAGATCGAGATCAATCGGGCGCTCTATGTCGACGAGATGACGCTGGTGCGCAAGCCCGGCTTCGGCGCCTTGGTCGCGGATCTCACAACCTTCATCGCGTCGCTTGCCCGCCATGTCGAAGACTACGGCGCCTACCTCCCGCTCGCGGCGGAATGA
- the cpdR1 gene encoding response regulator CpdR1 translates to MTAKILLAEDDNDMRRFLVKALEKAGYKVMSYDNGASAYDRLREEPFSLLLTDIVMPEMDGIELARRATELDPDLKVMFITGFAAVALNPDSKAPKDAKVLSKPFHLRDLVDEVNKMLAAA, encoded by the coding sequence ATGACTGCGAAAATCCTTCTTGCCGAAGACGACAACGATATGCGCCGATTCCTGGTGAAGGCGCTCGAAAAGGCCGGCTACAAGGTCATGTCCTACGACAATGGCGCCAGCGCCTATGACCGGCTTCGCGAAGAGCCTTTTTCGCTTCTCCTCACCGACATCGTCATGCCCGAGATGGACGGCATCGAACTGGCGCGCCGCGCGACGGAACTCGACCCGGACCTCAAGGTCATGTTCATCACCGGCTTTGCCGCTGTTGCACTGAACCCCGACTCCAAGGCGCCGAAGGATGCCAAGGTGCTCTCGAAGCCCTTCCATCTGCGCGACCTCGTCGACGAGGTCAACAAGATGCTGGCCGCGGCTTAA
- a CDS encoding alpha/beta fold hydrolase gives MPAVKNIVLVHGAWGDASHWRHMIPPLHAKGYRIAAVQNPLTSLADDVTRTRKLAESLDGPTLLVGHSYGGAVISGAGHASNVVGLVYVAAFAPDEGDSLGSIFARRDPPSGAASIRPDKDGFLWLAQDTFRQSFGQDLNETDALVMAVTQKPIAARCFEDRAGPPAWKAKPSWYQVSRHDNMIPPETEQWMAERIKAKKIITLDTSHASLASHPKEIVALVDEAIASLG, from the coding sequence ATGCCGGCAGTCAAGAACATTGTGCTCGTACACGGCGCCTGGGGCGATGCGTCCCATTGGCGTCACATGATCCCGCCGCTCCACGCCAAGGGCTACAGGATCGCCGCGGTGCAGAACCCACTGACCTCGCTTGCCGACGACGTAACGCGCACGCGCAAGCTCGCCGAATCGCTCGACGGCCCAACGCTGCTCGTCGGCCACTCCTACGGGGGCGCTGTGATCAGTGGTGCTGGCCACGCGTCCAATGTCGTCGGCCTCGTCTATGTCGCGGCCTTCGCGCCCGATGAGGGCGACAGCCTCGGCAGCATCTTCGCGCGACGCGACCCGCCCTCCGGTGCCGCCAGCATCCGGCCCGACAAGGACGGCTTTCTCTGGCTGGCGCAGGACACCTTTCGCCAGAGCTTCGGCCAGGATTTGAACGAGACCGACGCGCTGGTCATGGCGGTGACGCAGAAGCCGATCGCGGCGCGTTGCTTCGAGGACAGGGCCGGACCGCCGGCATGGAAGGCGAAGCCGAGCTGGTACCAGGTTTCGCGCCACGACAACATGATCCCGCCGGAAACCGAACAGTGGATGGCCGAACGGATCAAGGCAAAGAAGATCATCACCCTGGATACCAGCCACGCTTCGCTTGCATCGCATCCAAAGGAGATCGTCGCACTGGTCGACGAAGCGATCGCGTCACTCGGCTAG
- a CDS encoding peroxiredoxin-like family protein, producing the protein MVEPLSARPLQPGDRAPNVVLDAITQEGQIALDDFRGRKPVLVGLFRGLHCPFCRRQIAAMAQLDGALREKGIESLTVVNTPIDRARLYFRYHPVPNLLAAADPERVSHRAFGLPNLEFTEDEDAWPYKVAQKTIMAMKVDLPGELPEPMDPIAAMAYLDKVEDYQITEADERMMATGTGQLIGEFLLDRDGVVRWSFTEVPDGGQNLFGVPRRDELMSVASAMVH; encoded by the coding sequence ATGGTTGAACCGCTGAGTGCACGGCCGTTGCAGCCGGGCGACCGGGCGCCGAATGTGGTGCTCGACGCAATCACGCAGGAAGGTCAGATCGCCCTTGATGATTTTCGTGGCCGCAAACCGGTCCTGGTCGGCCTGTTTCGCGGGCTGCATTGTCCATTCTGCAGACGGCAGATCGCTGCCATGGCGCAGTTGGACGGTGCCTTGCGGGAGAAGGGGATCGAGAGCCTGACGGTGGTCAACACGCCGATCGATCGCGCGCGCCTCTATTTCCGGTATCATCCGGTGCCGAACCTGCTGGCGGCCGCCGACCCGGAACGGGTCTCGCATCGGGCGTTCGGGCTGCCCAACCTCGAATTCACCGAGGACGAAGACGCCTGGCCCTACAAGGTCGCCCAGAAGACGATCATGGCGATGAAGGTGGACTTGCCGGGGGAACTGCCGGAACCGATGGATCCGATCGCAGCCATGGCCTATCTCGACAAGGTGGAAGATTACCAGATCACCGAGGCCGACGAACGGATGATGGCGACCGGGACCGGGCAACTCATTGGCGAATTCCTGCTTGATCGCGATGGCGTCGTGCGCTGGAGCTTCACGGAAGTGCCGGATGGCGGTCAGAACCTGTTCGGCGTCCCGCGCCGCGACGAGTTGATGTCCGTCGCCTCCGCCATGGTGCACTAG
- a CDS encoding adenylate/guanylate cyclase domain-containing protein, giving the protein MNCHECGCEIQDGFAFCPNCGAKQHSPCPGCGALCPPHFSFCPTCGTRLGAPASAKPTALRPEPAQTPLVRSGGEALAPPLPEEAGADRRTATILFADLCGFTGLSEQVDPEVLRAFQNELFEELTEAVEAYGGFVDKFIGDALLALFGAPVAHEDDSERALRAALDMAGRARRVGERWQRRIGEPLNLHIGLNTGTVVAGRLGAGDGKAYSVTGDAVNTAQRLQSLAGPGEILVGPVTYRLTCHAFAYEALGAMTLRGKVESVEVYRLTQSLEAPRTARGLEALGLGAPLIGREAEMKRLIDCLELACGGTAQVVRLTGEAGLGKSRLVKEFLERVAADPRFSNVVVRRAGSSSLGEPSYGVLASVLRGAYGISLSDSLPRTTELLATGLAEIGFAEDKLEQLVPLFLRILGMDSQDELLRHVEPEQMRRQLFAAVRAIFERRLSRTPLLLVIEDLHWADAASLEAISFVLDRAEGSPLMLLTTQRPDVDADRLKPGRTSLTALRLTPLSETDRRRLLAAFFGGDGLPQAVAERILARAGGNPLFVEEIVRGLIDVSAMQKVGSAWRVVERDAATDIPVTIEAMLLGRVDRLPPDARRLLHHAAMIGPRFDADLLQAVSGHTPVDAVLDLLCDTEIVEEIRDGGGAPGMQTYRFTQTLLQEVVYNNLLLSRRTDEHALIGKVLERRFGEDTERLEEMALLGHHFGLSEHKAKGAHYLIAAGDRARALYANDDAIRLYQQAMAALEATGEQGAEWLAARERVADLLGPTGRREAAVQHYSALLEIYCATEDRIASARIRRKFGHHLWETGRRDEALACFAAAAQLLEGASAPIEGAHLSQECGHLAFRMGDYAGALKAADDALDRIAAYTTDTPETEREAMRVTAEALNTKGVTLARLGRSAEAIGIVERSVAVAEGANLLNAACRGYTNLAVFYAVTDPKRAIEVCRSGFDMARRIGDLGFQARLLANLAVAYCTFTDRCAPDGMPAAERAIAIDRELDQRDHLPVSLLVLGQINQCHGRPDVARSLYQEALDLCGETQEAQLLFPCYDGLATLCLDAGDLDAAERYFALARDICAQHGLDPEALMILPFLD; this is encoded by the coding sequence ATGAACTGCCACGAGTGCGGTTGCGAGATCCAAGACGGGTTTGCGTTTTGCCCGAATTGCGGCGCCAAGCAGCATAGCCCGTGCCCCGGTTGCGGCGCACTCTGTCCGCCACACTTCTCGTTTTGTCCCACGTGCGGTACCCGGCTTGGAGCTCCGGCATCAGCAAAGCCGACGGCTTTGCGACCTGAGCCGGCGCAGACGCCCCTGGTGCGATCTGGCGGTGAGGCGCTCGCACCGCCATTGCCGGAGGAGGCGGGCGCCGACCGCCGCACGGCCACCATTCTTTTTGCCGACCTCTGCGGTTTTACCGGCCTCAGCGAGCAGGTGGATCCGGAAGTCCTCAGGGCTTTCCAGAACGAACTCTTCGAAGAACTGACCGAAGCGGTCGAGGCCTATGGCGGCTTTGTCGACAAATTCATCGGCGACGCGTTGCTTGCCCTCTTCGGCGCGCCGGTGGCGCACGAGGACGATTCCGAAAGAGCGCTCCGTGCCGCGCTCGACATGGCCGGTCGGGCAAGGCGGGTCGGCGAACGCTGGCAGCGGCGGATCGGTGAGCCGCTGAACCTCCATATCGGGCTCAACACCGGAACGGTCGTGGCAGGGCGATTGGGCGCTGGTGACGGCAAGGCCTATTCGGTGACCGGCGACGCAGTCAACACGGCGCAGAGACTGCAATCGCTGGCAGGCCCCGGGGAAATCCTCGTCGGGCCGGTGACCTATCGGTTGACCTGCCACGCCTTTGCCTACGAGGCGCTCGGCGCGATGACGTTGCGCGGGAAAGTGGAAAGCGTCGAGGTCTACAGACTGACGCAGTCTCTGGAGGCACCGCGCACGGCACGTGGTCTCGAAGCTCTGGGGCTCGGCGCGCCGCTGATCGGGCGTGAGGCGGAGATGAAGCGCCTGATTGATTGTCTCGAGCTCGCCTGCGGTGGGACGGCGCAAGTGGTGCGTCTAACGGGAGAGGCAGGGCTCGGAAAGTCGCGACTGGTCAAAGAGTTCCTCGAACGGGTGGCCGCGGATCCGCGCTTCTCGAACGTCGTCGTTCGCCGCGCCGGCAGTTCTTCGCTCGGAGAACCGTCCTACGGTGTTCTCGCGTCGGTCCTGCGCGGTGCCTACGGGATATCTTTGAGCGACAGCCTGCCGCGGACGACGGAGCTGCTCGCAACAGGACTGGCCGAGATCGGCTTTGCTGAAGACAAGCTCGAACAGCTCGTGCCGCTGTTCCTCAGGATTCTGGGCATGGATTCCCAGGATGAGCTGTTGCGCCATGTGGAGCCGGAACAGATGCGCCGGCAGCTTTTCGCGGCAGTGAGGGCGATTTTTGAACGGCGCCTGTCACGAACGCCCTTGCTGCTCGTGATCGAGGACCTGCACTGGGCTGACGCTGCCTCGCTCGAGGCCATTTCCTTTGTCCTCGATCGGGCGGAAGGCAGCCCGTTGATGTTGCTGACCACTCAACGGCCAGACGTCGATGCCGATCGGCTGAAGCCCGGCCGCACAAGCTTGACTGCGCTGCGCCTCACACCGCTTTCAGAAACCGACAGGCGACGCCTGCTTGCGGCGTTCTTCGGCGGGGATGGGCTGCCACAGGCGGTCGCGGAGCGCATCCTGGCACGGGCCGGCGGTAATCCCCTGTTCGTCGAGGAAATCGTGCGCGGCCTGATCGATGTTTCGGCCATGCAGAAGGTCGGCTCGGCCTGGCGAGTGGTGGAGCGCGATGCGGCCACTGACATTCCAGTGACCATCGAGGCGATGCTGCTCGGCCGCGTCGATCGGCTGCCGCCGGACGCCCGCCGGTTGCTGCACCACGCTGCGATGATCGGGCCGCGCTTCGACGCGGATCTGCTGCAAGCGGTTTCGGGGCACACGCCGGTGGATGCGGTTCTTGATCTGCTCTGCGACACCGAGATCGTCGAAGAAATCAGGGACGGCGGCGGGGCTCCTGGCATGCAGACCTATCGGTTTACCCAGACGCTGTTGCAGGAGGTGGTCTACAACAATCTACTGCTCAGCCGGCGCACGGACGAGCATGCACTGATCGGCAAGGTGCTGGAGCGCCGGTTCGGCGAGGATACCGAGCGGCTCGAGGAGATGGCGCTGCTCGGCCACCATTTCGGCCTCTCTGAACACAAGGCCAAGGGCGCGCATTACCTGATCGCGGCCGGAGACCGGGCGCGGGCGCTCTATGCCAATGATGATGCCATCCGGCTTTATCAGCAGGCCATGGCGGCACTGGAGGCTACCGGTGAACAGGGGGCCGAATGGCTGGCCGCACGCGAACGCGTCGCCGACCTCCTGGGGCCGACCGGTCGCCGTGAGGCGGCGGTTCAGCACTACAGCGCACTGCTGGAGATTTACTGCGCCACGGAGGACCGCATTGCATCGGCACGGATCCGGCGCAAATTCGGTCATCATCTCTGGGAAACCGGACGGCGTGACGAGGCTCTGGCTTGCTTTGCCGCAGCCGCCCAGCTGCTCGAAGGCGCGAGTGCACCGATAGAAGGTGCGCATCTTTCACAGGAATGCGGTCATCTCGCCTTCCGCATGGGAGATTATGCAGGTGCCCTCAAGGCGGCGGACGACGCGCTGGATCGCATTGCGGCATATACAACGGATACGCCAGAGACTGAGCGGGAGGCGATGCGGGTCACGGCCGAAGCGTTGAACACCAAGGGTGTGACGCTTGCCCGCCTTGGCCGTAGCGCCGAAGCGATCGGTATCGTCGAGCGAAGCGTCGCCGTGGCGGAAGGTGCGAACCTGTTGAATGCCGCCTGTCGCGGCTATACCAATCTGGCGGTCTTCTATGCGGTCACAGATCCGAAACGTGCGATCGAGGTTTGTCGTTCCGGTTTCGATATGGCGAGGCGTATCGGCGACCTCGGTTTTCAGGCGCGCCTGCTCGCCAACCTCGCCGTTGCCTATTGCACCTTCACCGATCGCTGCGCGCCGGACGGCATGCCGGCAGCCGAGCGCGCGATTGCGATCGACCGGGAACTCGACCAGCGCGACCATCTGCCGGTGTCGCTGCTGGTGCTCGGCCAGATCAATCAGTGTCATGGTCGGCCAGACGTCGCCCGCAGCCTGTATCAGGAGGCGCTCGACCTTTGTGGAGAAACGCAAGAGGCGCAGCTTCTGTTTCCGTGTTATGATGGCTTGGCGACGCTCTGCCTGGACGCCGGTGATCTCGATGCAGCGGAAAGGTACTTCGCCTTGGCGCGGGACATATGTGCGCAACATGGTCTCGATCCCGAGGCGTTGATGATCTTGCCGTTTCTCGACTGA
- the dapA gene encoding 4-hydroxy-tetrahydrodipicolinate synthase, producing MSMQSLRLEGAITALVTPFREGKVDVVGLMSLVEWQMRHGISGIVACGTTGEAPTLSRNERAMVIERCVEVAERKIPVIAGTGTNSTETTIALTAEAKALGADAALIVAPYYSKPSQEGVYRHFEAVTKAVDLPIIIYNVPSRTGVDFAPRTLERLAELPGIVGIKDATGDIGRFLSMSAPLKSRLRPLSGHDQTALAFNLCGGYGTISVASNVVPRLVVAMHQAVATGNVSAAIAIHERLRPLLVALERETNPGPVKYALHLARRMSPELRLPLTPLAPEAAAEIRAALEPLTELPTSTHIARGLRIALAS from the coding sequence ATGAGCATGCAATCGCTGCGCCTCGAAGGGGCGATCACGGCGCTCGTCACGCCGTTTCGTGAGGGCAAGGTCGATGTCGTCGGCCTGATGTCGCTGGTCGAATGGCAGATGCGCCACGGCATCTCCGGCATCGTCGCTTGCGGCACGACCGGTGAGGCACCGACGCTGTCGCGCAACGAACGGGCAATGGTGATCGAGCGCTGCGTCGAGGTTGCCGAGCGGAAGATCCCCGTTATCGCCGGAACCGGCACCAACAGTACCGAGACGACGATCGCGCTGACGGCGGAAGCCAAGGCGCTCGGTGCCGATGCGGCGCTTATCGTTGCGCCCTACTACAGCAAGCCGTCGCAGGAAGGGGTCTATCGGCATTTCGAGGCGGTCACCAAGGCAGTCGATCTGCCCATTATCATCTACAATGTTCCCTCCCGCACCGGCGTTGATTTTGCGCCGCGCACACTGGAACGGTTGGCAGAGCTTCCAGGGATCGTCGGCATCAAGGACGCGACGGGTGACATCGGCCGGTTTCTCTCCATGTCCGCGCCGCTGAAGAGCCGCCTTCGTCCGCTTTCCGGCCATGACCAGACGGCGCTGGCGTTCAACCTCTGTGGCGGTTACGGCACGATTTCGGTGGCATCCAACGTCGTTCCGCGCCTGGTGGTGGCGATGCATCAGGCCGTCGCGACCGGTAACGTATCGGCGGCGATCGCCATCCATGAGCGGCTAAGGCCGTTGCTGGTGGCGCTGGAGCGCGAGACCAATCCGGGACCGGTCAAATACGCCCTGCATCTTGCGCGCCGCATGAGCCCCGAACTGCGGCTGCCGCTGACCCCGCTTGCGCCGGAAGCCGCGGCCGAGATCCGCGCAGCGCTCGAGCCACTCACCGAGCTTCCGACCTCGACCCATATCGCACGCGGTCTACGCATCGCGCTCGCGAGCTAA